ACAGTCGGATGATGGGGAAGGGGTGGAGGTTATTGAAAATAAGGAATGTTTTGATCCGGATCATGGCAAGGGTCAATACACCGAGAAACGGATACACTTGTCCAGGTTTGGTGCCACTGCAGCTGCTAATTAGAACATCGTGTCTAATCTTGTTCTTGTAATTACAGCCGTCTTCCCTACTGGCTGCAAGCGGTCTGCCCAAAAGTGTTCTACGTTATAGAGAAGGGCTGGAACTATTATCCCTACACGGTGACCGGTAAGTGAGAATGAAGCGCCAGCTTATCGCACTATTATTTGttaatgctttttattttatgaatctTCCTGCAGAGTATACGGTAAGTAGCGGTAGTATGGAAGTATTTCCAGCGTAATTacaagatattttttttgttctctcaaAAGTGCTCGTTTATTCCAAAGCTACATATTCGTATACTGACACGATTTGAAGACAATGCAGGCACCTCGGAAAATGTATGCGAAATGTTTCTCACTAGAATACGCATTTATCAGATAGCTTACTACAGTTTCCCAATCACTTACAGTGCTTAAACCTCTCGGAGGAAGTTCTAAAAACTCGAATAGTTGACCATGTGGACATTGCTTTTGAGGAACCTTCagaaaaacattacaaaaaggAGGAAGATCCCAAATTCTTCAAGTCGCGCATCACTGGACGTGGCCCGCTCGTAGAGGGATGGCGCCAAACGGATAGACCAATGATGTGCTCCTACAAATTGGTGGAAGCATCCTTTGAAGTATGGGGCCTGCAGACACGGGTGGAGGACTTTATACAGAAGGTATTTTGTAACGGGCGTTAAGCCA
This genomic window from Anopheles maculipalpis chromosome 2RL, idAnoMacuDA_375_x, whole genome shotgun sequence contains:
- the LOC126559858 gene encoding cytoplasmic phosphatidylinositol transfer protein 1, translating into MVLVKEYRICMPLTVEEYKIGQLYMIARHSLEQSDDGEGVEVIENKECFDPDHGKGQYTEKRIHLSSRLPYWLQAVCPKVFYVIEKGWNYYPYTVTEYTCSFIPKLHIRILTRFEDNAGTSENCLNLSEEVLKTRIVDHVDIAFEEPSEKHYKKEEDPKFFKSRITGRGPLVEGWRQTDRPMMCSYKLVEASFEVWGLQTRVEDFIQKCIRDVLLLGHRQAFAWIDEWHGMSIDDVRMYEKDKQMEANDKLRQSLPPALETDKTQENN